A genomic stretch from Phycisphaerae bacterium includes:
- a CDS encoding TIGR03936 family radical SAM-associated protein has product MQIELNVRTLAGRYKIHGSVRFLSHQEALKVVQRALLRSGADLIYSQGYNPRPKLSLPLPKSVGIASEDELFCAQISCQPVTDGRPGENGDLNKELFKSIAAQMPEGFCLTELTVHNGRVTYQPLEAEYLVFINDAEELVKVSAQADKLNGLIRAGEEMTIERTVDEKGSVKTVDVGKFLKSFEQVPEGIKVVSKITDKGTIRPDEILRLLGLEPERIGISMVRKKVNWQMN; this is encoded by the coding sequence TTGCAAATAGAACTGAATGTACGGACATTGGCTGGAAGGTACAAAATACACGGCAGTGTCAGGTTTTTATCACATCAGGAAGCGTTGAAAGTTGTCCAGCGGGCTCTGCTTAGAAGCGGTGCAGACCTGATTTACAGCCAGGGGTATAATCCGCGTCCAAAACTTTCGCTGCCGCTGCCGAAAAGTGTAGGAATTGCCTCGGAAGACGAACTATTCTGTGCGCAGATTTCCTGCCAGCCTGTAACTGACGGCAGGCCTGGGGAAAATGGCGATTTGAACAAAGAACTTTTTAAAAGTATCGCCGCCCAGATGCCTGAAGGTTTTTGTCTGACGGAACTGACAGTTCACAACGGAAGGGTTACTTATCAACCGCTCGAGGCTGAATATCTTGTATTTATAAACGATGCGGAGGAACTTGTGAAAGTTTCAGCGCAAGCGGATAAGCTCAACGGTCTTATCCGGGCAGGTGAAGAGATGACGATTGAAAGAACAGTTGACGAAAAAGGTTCCGTGAAAACTGTCGATGTCGGCAAATTTCTGAAATCGTTCGAGCAGGTTCCGGAAGGAATCAAAGTCGTCTCTAAGATTACAGACAAAGGAACAATAAGGCCCGATGAGATATTAAGACTTTTGGGCCTTGAGCCGGAGAGAATCGGAATCTCAATGGTCAGAAAAAAAGTCAACTGGCAGATGAATTAA
- a CDS encoding Rne/Rng family ribonuclease codes for MAIEMLINVAEAEECRIAVVENGSLEELYIERPSLASHVGNIYMGKVVNVEPAIQAAFIDFGLGKNGFLHISDLHPKYFMRKGQEYTEHIGKRKSLRERPPIQQCLKRGQDVIVQVTKEGINTKGPTLSTYLSLPGKYLVMMPWMHDLGVSQKIEDEQERARLRTILDEVNRPDKAGFILRTASSGCSKKDIQKDMDYIDRLWKAIHKRIEGIQSPAELYRESDLVIRTMRDIFNNNISRIICDSEIVCRRIRDFLAIVQPRMIKRVTYHDGKMPLFHKYRIEDEIRKIHSRNVDLKNGGSIVIEQTEALVAIDVNSGKYTKHENAEQTALKLNLEAAKEIARQLKLRDMGGLIICDFIDMRDNKNRREVEKAFRSALVSDRARSRILRISAFGIIEMTRQRVRPSLQLSNYLKCPYCSGSGMIKSPESSAIEIVRTLNMAAARKEVKRIELTVPPAVADFLLNQRRAIIARIEANEQKQIRIRPDETCWAEQYNVICFDEREGIVKI; via the coding sequence ATGGCAATAGAAATGCTTATAAACGTTGCGGAAGCTGAGGAGTGCAGGATTGCTGTTGTAGAAAACGGCAGCCTGGAGGAGCTTTATATCGAAAGGCCCTCGCTGGCAAGTCATGTCGGCAATATTTACATGGGAAAAGTAGTAAACGTCGAGCCTGCGATACAGGCGGCGTTCATCGATTTCGGTCTGGGCAAAAACGGTTTTCTTCATATAAGCGACCTGCATCCGAAATACTTTATGCGGAAGGGCCAGGAATATACCGAGCATATCGGGAAAAGAAAATCGCTGAGGGAAAGGCCTCCTATTCAGCAGTGCCTCAAAAGAGGGCAGGACGTGATAGTTCAGGTTACAAAAGAAGGTATAAATACCAAGGGGCCTACGTTGTCAACGTACCTGTCGCTGCCGGGCAAATATCTTGTAATGATGCCATGGATGCATGACCTGGGCGTATCGCAAAAGATTGAAGACGAGCAGGAACGGGCAAGACTGAGAACGATTCTTGACGAAGTCAATCGTCCGGACAAGGCGGGATTTATTCTTCGTACCGCAAGCTCCGGCTGTTCCAAAAAAGACATCCAGAAGGATATGGACTATATTGACAGATTATGGAAGGCAATCCATAAGCGAATAGAGGGCATACAGTCGCCGGCAGAATTATACCGCGAGTCTGACCTCGTGATTCGTACGATGCGCGATATTTTCAATAATAACATAAGCAGGATTATATGCGACAGCGAGATTGTATGCCGCAGAATCAGGGATTTCCTGGCGATAGTTCAGCCACGGATGATAAAACGCGTAACATATCATGACGGCAAAATGCCGCTGTTTCATAAATACAGAATAGAAGATGAAATCCGGAAGATCCATTCGAGAAACGTGGATTTGAAAAACGGCGGTTCAATTGTTATCGAGCAAACCGAGGCGCTGGTCGCAATAGATGTTAACAGCGGGAAATATACAAAACATGAAAACGCCGAACAAACCGCACTTAAACTGAATCTTGAGGCTGCGAAGGAAATCGCGAGGCAGCTGAAACTTCGCGATATGGGCGGGCTGATTATCTGCGATTTTATCGATATGCGCGACAACAAGAACAGAAGAGAGGTTGAAAAGGCGTTTCGGAGCGCTTTGGTAAGCGACCGGGCACGAAGCAGGATACTGCGAATCAGCGCGTTCGGAATTATCGAGATGACAAGGCAGAGGGTTCGGCCGAGCCTGCAACTGAGCAATTACCTGAAATGTCCCTACTGCAGCGGAAGCGGGATGATTAAAAGCCCCGAATCGTCGGCGATAGAAATAGTAAGGACGCTTAATATGGCGGCAGCGAGGAAGGAAGTAAAAAGAATCGAACTTACAGTGCCTCCCGCGGTTGCGGATTTCCTGCTGAATCAGCGGCGGGCGATAATCGCCAGAATTGAAGCGAACGAACAAAAACAAATAAGAATCCGTCCCGATGAAACTTGCTGGGCGGAGCAATATAATGTAATATGCTTCGATGAACGTGAAGGAATTGTGAAAATTTAA
- a CDS encoding KpsF/GutQ family sugar-phosphate isomerase gives MKFDLEYAREVIDAEAKGVARMAKIIDNAFAGAAELIYSCKGSVIVTGIGKAGIVGQKISATLASTGTPSHFLHPAEAIHGDLGRLRKEDIVLVLSYGGETDEIIRLINIVKQLEVKLVAITGDKQSRLATYSDIVLCMGQLDEACPLGVAPSVSTTCMLAVGDALALIVMKAREFSVEDYARFHPGGSLGAKLITVEQSMMFKAGEKLPIAKTDDTVGELLNKNSDVKRHGAVMIVDAAGKLTGIVTDADLRRIMAKDGAKIFDSKVKDIMTTNCKRIRASALAAEAMAIFHKHRIDDLPVVDEENRPVGMIDVQDVVSIKIVG, from the coding sequence ATGAAATTCGACCTTGAATACGCAAGGGAAGTAATAGACGCCGAAGCAAAGGGCGTGGCGCGAATGGCAAAAATTATCGATAATGCCTTTGCCGGCGCTGCGGAACTTATTTATTCCTGCAAAGGCTCAGTCATAGTTACGGGCATAGGGAAAGCCGGAATTGTCGGCCAGAAAATCAGCGCTACACTCGCATCGACAGGCACGCCGAGCCATTTTCTGCATCCGGCTGAAGCTATTCACGGCGACCTGGGCAGATTACGAAAAGAAGACATCGTACTTGTGTTGAGTTACGGCGGCGAAACAGACGAAATTATCCGTTTGATAAATATTGTCAAACAGCTTGAAGTAAAGCTTGTTGCGATTACAGGAGATAAACAGTCACGTTTGGCAACTTACAGCGATATTGTTTTATGTATGGGGCAGCTTGACGAAGCCTGTCCGCTGGGTGTTGCTCCGAGCGTTTCGACGACCTGTATGCTGGCGGTGGGCGATGCGCTGGCGCTTATAGTGATGAAGGCAAGAGAGTTCAGCGTCGAAGATTACGCGCGGTTTCATCCCGGCGGTTCGCTGGGGGCAAAACTTATTACTGTCGAGCAATCGATGATGTTCAAGGCAGGAGAAAAACTTCCGATAGCAAAGACTGACGATACTGTCGGGGAATTGCTTAATAAAAACAGCGACGTAAAAAGACACGGAGCAGTAATGATTGTCGATGCGGCCGGTAAGCTGACGGGAATTGTTACCGATGCTGATTTGAGAAGGATTATGGCGAAAGATGGAGCCAAAATTTTTGACAGCAAAGTCAAAGATATAATGACGACAAACTGCAAGAGAATCAGAGCCAGCGCACTTGCCGCTGAAGCTATGGCGATATTCCATAAACACAGAATCGACGATTTACCTGTTGTCGACGAAGAAAACAGACCTGTCGGTATGATAGACGTACAGGACGTTGTTTCGATAAAGATTGTAGGTTAG
- a CDS encoding HAD hydrolase family protein — protein MTHINKTDLKQIKLLAMDVDGVLTDGKIIISSDGSESKAFNLLDGHGIRMWRRAGLKAALISGRESAVTKQRAKELEIDFLYQPCQEKLACFEKLLADSQLEPKNIAYIGDDVLDIPIVRRAGFGVAVANAVDELKSCAHYVTSGTGGNGAVREVVEYILKNTGQWTVLMERYLI, from the coding sequence ATGACGCATATAAACAAGACGGACCTTAAACAAATAAAACTGCTGGCGATGGACGTTGACGGCGTTCTGACCGATGGGAAAATAATAATAAGCTCAGACGGTTCGGAGTCCAAGGCCTTCAATCTGCTGGACGGACACGGCATAAGAATGTGGCGAAGGGCGGGTCTGAAGGCGGCACTGATAAGCGGCAGAGAAAGCGCCGTAACAAAACAAAGAGCCAAAGAACTGGAAATCGACTTTTTATACCAGCCCTGTCAGGAGAAACTTGCCTGTTTCGAAAAGCTCCTGGCGGATTCGCAGCTTGAACCTAAAAACATTGCCTATATAGGCGATGATGTGCTCGATATCCCAATAGTAAGACGTGCCGGCTTCGGCGTCGCTGTGGCCAATGCGGTCGATGAACTTAAAAGTTGTGCCCATTATGTAACCTCAGGAACCGGCGGCAACGGAGCCGTAAGAGAGGTTGTGGAATATATTCTCAAGAACACAGGCCAGTGGACGGTACTGATGGAACGTTATCTTATTTGA
- a CDS encoding electron transfer flavoprotein subunit beta/FixA family protein — MAYNCVVLIKQVPDTKRITVDAMNDDGTVNRGALPAIFNPEDLNALELALDIKDKFGGKVTAIAMGLPAASAVLREALYRGADDAILVTDRRCAASDTLATSYILSCAVKKIDYDIVLCGRQAIDGDTAQVGPQLAEKLNIPQITYVEELISLENHLMTARRNVGNGWQEVKCKLPVLLTVIDEANEPRVSVAKRLMKYKKARTPVEIQMQLKQNNPAANETELKQLVQAKVEELEEKGLLIKQWDLDYLNADLQWCGRDGSPTKVHRIQSVVLTARESKTVETSEKGITDMIHELISDKTIS; from the coding sequence TTGGCTTATAATTGTGTTGTACTGATAAAACAGGTGCCCGACACCAAGAGAATCACTGTCGATGCGATGAATGACGACGGCACCGTCAATAGAGGCGCTCTGCCGGCGATTTTTAATCCGGAAGACCTTAATGCACTCGAACTGGCACTGGATATAAAAGATAAATTCGGCGGCAAAGTAACCGCAATCGCTATGGGACTGCCCGCGGCAAGCGCAGTTTTACGCGAAGCTCTCTACAGAGGCGCCGATGACGCGATACTTGTTACCGACAGACGATGCGCGGCAAGCGATACACTGGCAACGAGCTATATCCTGAGCTGTGCCGTTAAAAAAATTGATTACGATATAGTACTCTGCGGAAGACAGGCAATCGACGGCGATACCGCACAGGTAGGTCCTCAGCTTGCTGAAAAATTAAATATCCCTCAGATTACTTATGTCGAAGAACTTATCAGTCTTGAAAATCACTTGATGACCGCAAGACGAAATGTCGGCAACGGCTGGCAGGAAGTGAAATGCAAACTGCCTGTTCTGCTTACAGTTATCGACGAGGCAAACGAGCCGCGAGTGTCAGTGGCGAAAAGACTGATGAAATATAAAAAGGCCAGGACGCCTGTTGAAATTCAAATGCAGCTAAAGCAGAATAACCCTGCCGCAAATGAGACTGAATTGAAACAGCTCGTACAGGCAAAAGTGGAAGAGCTGGAGGAAAAAGGCCTGCTGATAAAACAGTGGGACCTCGATTATCTCAACGCTGATTTACAGTGGTGCGGCAGAGACGGTTCACCGACAAAAGTGCACCGTATTCAAAGCGTAGTTTTGACTGCACGCGAAAGCAAAACAGTTGAGACGAGCGAAAAGGGCATCACGGATATGATTCACGAATTAATATCAGATAAGACTATAAGTTAA
- a CDS encoding electron transfer flavoprotein subunit alpha/FixB family protein produces the protein MISVNPKGEVWVFAEQHEGKLEDIGLELLGRARMLGDKLGVKVGAVLIGDEVKGLAEKLCHYGADTVYVLEHPLLEHYQANSYSKVIYDLVHKYEPQIMIYGASPCGRDLAPRVASATKAGLTADCTDLQIGDHESKDKVYKNLLLQIRPAFGGNIIATIINYDRWPQMATVREGVMPMPDAIGTRKGKIIVENVHLTHDELPLEILREHKREKKVNLKASRIVVSGGAGVGSKENFRLIWDLANAMGAAPGATRAAVDLGFIDRDHQVGQTGTTVRPSLYIAVGISGAIQHQAGMSDSQKIIAINNDPQAPIFDIAHYKIVGDLNEIVPKMIKAIKARV, from the coding sequence ATGATTTCAGTCAACCCGAAAGGGGAAGTATGGGTATTTGCCGAACAGCATGAAGGCAAACTTGAAGACATCGGCCTTGAACTGCTCGGAAGGGCAAGGATGCTCGGCGATAAGCTCGGCGTTAAAGTCGGAGCGGTTCTTATCGGCGATGAGGTCAAGGGCCTTGCGGAAAAGCTCTGCCATTACGGAGCCGATACGGTTTATGTGCTCGAACATCCGCTGCTGGAACACTACCAGGCCAACAGCTACAGCAAGGTGATATACGACCTTGTTCATAAATACGAGCCTCAGATAATGATTTACGGGGCAAGCCCCTGCGGAAGAGACCTTGCACCGCGAGTTGCAAGCGCGACAAAGGCCGGTCTTACGGCCGACTGTACCGATTTGCAGATTGGCGACCATGAGAGCAAGGATAAAGTTTATAAAAATCTTCTGCTGCAAATAAGGCCGGCGTTCGGCGGAAATATTATCGCGACGATTATAAATTACGACCGCTGGCCGCAGATGGCAACGGTTCGCGAAGGCGTTATGCCGATGCCCGACGCTATCGGCACGAGAAAAGGCAAAATCATCGTTGAAAATGTACATCTAACGCACGATGAACTGCCGCTGGAAATTCTCAGGGAACATAAACGCGAAAAGAAAGTCAATCTCAAGGCTTCGAGAATTGTCGTATCCGGCGGGGCAGGAGTCGGCAGCAAGGAAAACTTCCGGTTAATCTGGGACCTTGCCAACGCGATGGGCGCCGCACCCGGCGCTACGAGAGCGGCGGTCGATTTGGGATTTATCGACAGGGACCACCAGGTAGGACAGACCGGCACAACAGTAAGGCCGAGTTTGTATATCGCGGTCGGAATCAGCGGAGCTATTCAGCATCAGGCGGGTATGAGCGACAGTCAGAAAATTATCGCAATCAACAACGACCCGCAGGCTCCGATTTTCGATATCGCTCACTATAAAATTGTCGGCGACCTTAATGAAATCGTACCAAAGATGATAAAAGCTATAAAGGCGAGAGTTTAA
- a CDS encoding acyl-CoA dehydrogenase family protein — MANFYKDNDDIQFLFRHVDMAGAANMMEEGFKFAKEFDYAPADAADAIENYDLVLDSIGKLSGDFIAPRSEDIDRQGSTLNEDGTVSYADGTRESLDMLAKAHVMGSTLPHRFSGLNFPNLAHSISIEIVSRADASLMNLFGLQGIAETINAFASEEIKQKYLHDFAAGKVTGAMVLTEPDAGSDLQSCKLRAFQDDSGNWYLHGVKRFITNGCGEVLLVLSRSEPDRSGGLGLSLFVCDRGPTVHVRRIEDKLGIHGSPTCELFFDNTPCELIGERKRGLAPYVMTLMNGARLGISGQSLGIGEAAYRVARDYAASRKQFGGPIEKLPAVRDMVIDMKLDVETARALLYETSRVVDYDVGYTKQMEFNPPADKEQLKKLRDVSRRYGRYAGMLTPMTKYFSSEMCNRVAYNAIQILGGSGFMRDYPCERFARDARITTIYEGTSQLQVVAAVRGVCSGTAEKYIEELAAGHYEPQVKDLLDILKKNTELLLKAAAFAKETGVDYMDLYGRGLVDSAICIICGYLFCGQASSKVDMQTDTAGGEKMSMKKRKEILARRYITRNTPMIKAIVENIFGGDRSTFEQYETLAGPVPQEK, encoded by the coding sequence ATGGCAAATTTCTACAAAGATAACGACGATATTCAGTTTTTGTTCAGGCATGTGGATATGGCCGGTGCCGCCAATATGATGGAAGAGGGCTTCAAGTTCGCAAAGGAATTTGATTACGCTCCGGCAGATGCCGCCGATGCAATTGAAAATTATGACCTTGTGCTTGATTCGATCGGCAAACTCAGCGGCGATTTTATTGCTCCGCGCAGCGAAGATATTGACAGGCAGGGAAGCACTCTTAACGAAGACGGCACTGTCAGTTATGCTGACGGCACAAGAGAGTCGCTCGATATGCTGGCAAAAGCCCATGTTATGGGTTCCACTCTGCCGCACAGATTCAGCGGACTGAATTTCCCAAACCTTGCTCACTCAATCTCCATCGAAATAGTTTCCCGTGCCGATGCTTCTTTAATGAATTTATTCGGTCTTCAGGGCATAGCAGAGACAATCAATGCGTTCGCATCGGAAGAAATAAAGCAGAAGTACCTGCATGATTTTGCCGCAGGAAAGGTAACCGGCGCAATGGTTCTGACCGAGCCTGACGCGGGAAGCGACCTGCAAAGCTGTAAATTGAGAGCCTTTCAGGATGACAGCGGCAACTGGTACCTGCACGGCGTAAAACGCTTTATAACCAACGGCTGCGGTGAAGTGCTGCTTGTTCTTTCGAGAAGCGAGCCGGACAGAAGCGGCGGACTTGGTTTAAGTCTGTTCGTCTGCGACAGAGGCCCGACGGTTCACGTTCGCAGAATCGAAGATAAGCTCGGCATTCACGGTTCGCCGACCTGCGAGTTGTTTTTCGACAATACGCCCTGCGAACTGATTGGCGAGAGAAAACGCGGACTCGCTCCTTATGTTATGACGCTTATGAACGGCGCAAGACTGGGCATATCAGGCCAGTCGCTCGGAATCGGCGAGGCGGCATACAGGGTCGCAAGAGATTACGCGGCGAGCAGAAAACAGTTTGGCGGTCCGATTGAGAAACTGCCGGCGGTTCGGGATATGGTTATCGATATGAAACTTGATGTCGAAACGGCAAGGGCGCTTCTTTATGAAACAAGCAGGGTAGTTGACTATGATGTAGGTTATACGAAGCAGATGGAATTTAATCCGCCCGCGGACAAAGAACAGCTTAAAAAGCTCAGAGATGTTTCAAGACGTTACGGCCGATACGCGGGAATGCTTACGCCGATGACGAAATATTTTAGTTCAGAAATGTGCAACAGGGTTGCATATAACGCGATACAGATTCTCGGCGGAAGCGGATTTATGCGGGATTATCCCTGCGAAAGATTCGCAAGGGACGCGAGAATCACGACAATATACGAAGGCACGAGCCAGTTGCAGGTTGTCGCGGCTGTTCGGGGCGTATGCAGCGGAACAGCGGAAAAGTATATCGAGGAACTCGCGGCTGGACATTATGAGCCGCAGGTTAAGGATCTGCTCGATATTCTCAAAAAGAATACAGAACTTCTGCTTAAAGCGGCGGCTTTTGCAAAGGAAACCGGCGTTGATTATATGGACCTTTACGGCAGAGGACTTGTGGATTCGGCGATTTGTATTATCTGCGGGTATCTGTTCTGCGGACAGGCAAGCAGTAAGGTCGATATGCAGACCGATACGGCAGGCGGCGAAAAAATGAGTATGAAAAAGAGAAAAGAAATACTCGCGCGCAGATATATCACCAGGAACACTCCGATGATAAAAGCTATTGTCGAAAATATCTTCGGCGGCGACAGATCGACGTTCGAACAGTACGAGACTCTGGCAGGTCCGGTGCCACAGGAGAAATAA
- a CDS encoding HAD family phosphatase, which translates to MLKAVIFDFDGVISDSEPCHLAATNKVLADFGIQLSKEEYYSEYLGFTDCEMFEAIKERYKTDYNEIPIKQLIERKGMFFEEVIRQTDHLFDGIPELIKKIKSSGINVGIYSGALSGDIELMLKDSGLGDCFDIIITADDVEKGKPDPEGYLLALEELNTISKTPITAKECVVIEDSHWGIVAAKKAGMKVAAVTNSYPAEELGNADVIVDSVEQLNISDLQKLCSD; encoded by the coding sequence GTGCTAAAGGCTGTAATATTTGATTTTGACGGAGTGATTTCGGATTCCGAGCCGTGCCATTTGGCGGCTACGAACAAAGTTCTGGCTGACTTTGGCATCCAGCTCAGCAAGGAGGAGTATTATTCCGAATATCTGGGCTTTACCGACTGCGAAATGTTCGAGGCTATTAAAGAACGGTACAAAACCGATTACAATGAAATTCCCATAAAACAGCTTATCGAGCGAAAAGGGATGTTTTTCGAGGAAGTTATCCGGCAAACCGACCACCTGTTTGACGGCATACCGGAACTGATAAAGAAAATTAAAAGCAGCGGCATAAATGTCGGCATATACTCGGGCGCACTGTCGGGCGATATAGAACTAATGCTCAAAGATTCGGGACTGGGGGATTGTTTCGATATTATAATTACAGCCGACGATGTTGAAAAAGGCAAGCCCGACCCGGAAGGTTATCTGCTGGCTCTTGAAGAACTGAATACTATCTCCAAAACTCCGATTACGGCGAAAGAGTGTGTGGTTATCGAAGATTCGCACTGGGGAATCGTTGCCGCCAAAAAGGCCGGTATGAAAGTGGCCGCTGTAACCAATAGTTATCCCGCCGAAGAACTGGGAAACGCGGATGTGATAGTTGATTCCGTCGAGCAGCTTAATATCAGCGATTTGCAGAAACTGTGCTCTGATTAA
- a CDS encoding TetR/AcrR family transcriptional regulator, producing MTADKITTRQKIIAAAKNLFSTHGYSEATIDDIITAAGVTKGAFYHYFKSKEAICTEIIDDVKKDYQNIFESLPKDIDPLEKLKTAIKKILELNCSGRWVNCKLILHISTQAHLLQSPIKQKLDDFWKWYIGQYRELITQCRNLNLTGKKFSVQQQVDFIMSILIGNIWTKTVFDSNSDGEIIDYIVGKL from the coding sequence ATGACCGCCGATAAAATAACTACGAGACAGAAAATTATCGCCGCCGCGAAAAATCTCTTCAGCACTCACGGCTACAGCGAAGCGACTATCGACGATATAATCACCGCCGCCGGCGTGACAAAAGGCGCGTTTTATCATTACTTCAAAAGCAAAGAGGCCATTTGCACAGAAATAATAGATGACGTAAAAAAGGATTATCAGAATATCTTCGAGTCTCTGCCGAAGGATATCGACCCACTTGAAAAGCTGAAAACCGCAATTAAGAAAATCCTCGAATTGAATTGTTCCGGCCGGTGGGTAAACTGCAAACTCATACTGCACATCAGCACACAGGCTCATCTTTTGCAGTCCCCGATAAAACAAAAACTGGACGACTTCTGGAAATGGTATATAGGCCAATACCGCGAATTGATAACTCAATGCAGAAATTTGAACCTGACAGGAAAAAAGTTTTCAGTTCAGCAGCAGGTTGATTTTATTATGAGCATACTGATTGGGAATATCTGGACAAAAACTGTTTTTGACAGCAATTCGGACGGCGAAATTATCGATTACATCGTTGGAAAATTATAG
- a CDS encoding phosphotransferase: MPKGAALTSQELALVLSRYDIGIIQQIKPLIGGNKRAPKQIIISDTGRYLLKRRAKGKEDRLRVEFAHAVQNHLNEKNFPVSKLVPVRNANNTFLELDNHLYELFEFANGVRFDGSSESVIDAGSVLAGFHGFLRDFSYQPMPHKGSFHNCRSVREHLKKISSEKHGHVEQSLRRIVESLMTMYNNSSINVNQLGFDDWAGQIVHGDWHPGNMLFAGGKIIAVLDFDSLKIAPVITDIANGALQFSIIGGKPDPAEWPDHLDREMFAGFIYGYCRVNMLDEKQLKTLPDLMIETLIAEAVLPIAATGFFVNFSGADFLKMIHRKCLWLDKNRQALAEAIENSLQDLPK; encoded by the coding sequence ATGCCAAAAGGAGCCGCTCTCACATCGCAGGAGCTTGCTCTCGTATTGAGCCGTTATGACATCGGTATTATCCAGCAGATAAAACCGCTCATAGGCGGCAATAAGCGCGCTCCAAAGCAGATTATTATCTCCGATACCGGCAGATACCTGCTCAAAAGACGCGCAAAAGGCAAAGAGGACCGTCTCCGTGTCGAGTTCGCCCATGCCGTGCAGAATCATCTTAACGAAAAAAACTTCCCCGTCTCAAAGCTTGTGCCTGTACGGAATGCGAATAACACATTTCTTGAGTTGGACAATCACCTCTATGAGCTTTTTGAATTCGCAAACGGAGTCCGTTTTGACGGCAGCAGCGAATCGGTTATCGACGCCGGCTCTGTTCTCGCCGGGTTTCACGGCTTTTTGCGGGATTTTTCATATCAGCCGATGCCGCATAAAGGAAGTTTTCATAACTGCCGGTCCGTAAGGGAGCATCTGAAAAAAATCAGCTCAGAAAAACACGGCCACGTGGAACAAAGCCTCCGTAGAATAGTGGAATCGCTGATGACGATGTATAACAATTCGAGCATAAACGTAAATCAGCTTGGCTTTGACGACTGGGCAGGCCAGATTGTTCACGGCGACTGGCATCCGGGAAATATGCTTTTTGCCGGCGGGAAAATTATTGCTGTTCTTGATTTTGATTCGCTTAAGATTGCCCCGGTGATAACCGACATCGCAAACGGAGCACTGCAGTTTTCAATTATCGGCGGAAAACCAGACCCTGCCGAATGGCCCGACCATCTCGATCGAGAAATGTTCGCCGGATTTATTTACGGCTATTGCCGGGTAAATATGCTCGATGAAAAACAGCTTAAAACACTGCCGGATTTGATGATTGAAACACTTATCGCCGAAGCGGTTCTGCCGATAGCGGCAACAGGATTCTTTGTGAATTTTTCAGGAGCCGATTTCCTGAAGATGATTCACCGCAAATGCCTCTGGCTCGACAAAAACAGGCAGGCCCTGGCCGAGGCAATAGAAAATTCACTGCAGGATTTACCGAAATGA